From Rutidosis leptorrhynchoides isolate AG116_Rl617_1_P2 chromosome 3, CSIRO_AGI_Rlap_v1, whole genome shotgun sequence, a single genomic window includes:
- the LOC139902336 gene encoding uncharacterized protein, with protein MHNTDSDSQYPAYGDEIPDSTVVEVPPESFWLSKDSEFDWFDRNVLFERNESTKGYTNSANLNPNVNPSHSNSSSQRYSVNLKSKAAIIGLPKTQKPNYIDSKRRHCKPVNVRLFPKRSNSIGKTPATVLVTEPSSPKVSCIGRVRSKRCRSRRKTAGPVIEPVRSASQRSGRAGSSRVHKSGFISRITSLFRSEGHRKRKDGKPVEKENKPVEKCGSRRMYVTVKPVCSEPGTPTEPLGLGGMVRFASGRRSESWVVSDGDDTDVDGRHSLDLGRRGVWVS; from the coding sequence ATGCACAACACTGATTCAGACTCACAATATCCGGCATACGGTGACGAAATTCCGGACAGCACCGTCGTCGAAGTACCGCCGGAATCATTCTGGTTATCAAAAGACTCCGAATTCGATTGGTTCGATCGAAACGTTTTGTTTGAACGTAATGAATCTACTAAAGGATACACAAATTCAGCGAATTTGAATCCGAATGTAAACCCTAGCCATTCGAATTCAAGTTCACAAAGGTATTCGGTTAATTTGAAATCAAAGGCTGCAATTATAGGTTTACCTAAAACGCAAAAACCTAATTACATTGATTCCAAACGAAGGCACTGTAAACCGGTGAACGTACGGTTGTTTCCGAAACGATCGAATTCGATCGGAAAAACTCCGGCGACGGTTCTGGTGACGGAACCGTCATCACCGAAGGTTTCGTGTATTGGTAGAGTTAGGTCTAAGAGATGCCGGAGCCGTAGGAAAACCGCCGGTCCAGTGATTGAACCGGTGAGATCAGCGAGTCAGCGGTCCGGTCGCGCTGGTTCAAGTAGAGTACATAAATCCGGTTTTATATCTCGTATAACTTCGTTGTTTCGTTCTGAAGGTCATCGGAAAAGGAAGGACGGTAAACCGGTTGAAAAAGAAAATAAACCGGTGGAGAAGTGTGGTTCTAGAAGGATGTACGTGACGGTTAAACCGGTTTGTAGTGAACCGGGAACGCCTACTGAACCGCTGGGTTTGGGAGGTATGGTGCGGTTTGCTTCAGGGAGGAGATCGGAGTCTTGGGTAGTTTCTGATGGTGATGATACTGACGTGGATGGACGTCATTCGTTGGATTTAGGACGCCGTGGAGTGTGGGTTAGTTAG